From the genome of Scytonema hofmannii PCC 7110, one region includes:
- a CDS encoding phosphate-starvation-inducible PsiE family protein: MKKRLKSQFLFSNRWIDRQWIVSNMEAFQDLIVIVLCLGLFAVMLVQLWGIAIALTQSVDYKHVTAKILFILILVELFRLLMVYLQEHSISVGVAVEVTIVSLLREVVVHGALEISWIQAAAICCLLLILGGLLIVCAKTPHMDCISANTKVCPIKHREDRQQESEFHSRRYSVTSDQ; encoded by the coding sequence ATGAAAAAGCGCCTCAAGAGCCAATTCTTATTCTCCAATCGCTGGATTGACCGACAGTGGATAGTGAGCAATATGGAAGCTTTCCAAGATTTAATTGTGATTGTCCTGTGTTTGGGTTTATTTGCCGTTATGCTCGTTCAGTTATGGGGAATAGCAATCGCCCTTACGCAATCAGTTGATTATAAACATGTAACAGCCAAAATACTGTTTATCTTAATTTTGGTTGAGTTGTTCCGATTGCTCATGGTTTATTTACAAGAGCATAGTATCTCTGTCGGAGTTGCAGTAGAAGTTACAATCGTGTCTTTACTGCGAGAAGTTGTGGTTCATGGTGCATTGGAAATTTCTTGGATTCAAGCTGCAGCCATTTGTTGTTTATTGTTAATTTTAGGTGGGCTGTTGATAGTGTGTGCTAAAACACCCCACATGGATTGCATAAGTGCTAACACCAAGGTGTGTCCTATTAAACATCGCGAGGATAGGCAACAGGAAAGCGAATTTCATTCACGACGGTATTCAGTGACCAGTGACCAGTGA
- a CDS encoding RNA-guided endonuclease InsQ/TnpB family protein, with translation MHAIWKQWLAAYRWVYNQCIQLFNAGTVLPKGTSLDQYIQFLQKRPEYEWTQCLGKTRQESVCEAESAKRQALKAWKAKPKTERGKFEMRFRSCRDKSQVIQFKNDAYKNGTWFPSKAKGLLFCSAIGYEVPQSCVYGTELVYQRGQWFACFPEVREVVATRSDKVIALDPGNRCFLTGYDGENILEIGKGDIGRITRLCLHLDSLISQKGSCKGKQNKRKRYKLSLAIERLRERIRNLVNDLHHKASSLLTSTYKLIFLPTYETSQMVLKTARKINRKSVRNMLSWATRRFAKHLEQAAKRNGVIVVRINESYTSKTCPHCGEIHRKLGGNKVFSCPKCKFTAPRDWVGAVNIMLAALQATAFQVKGTQLSIESLTQDVVVS, from the coding sequence TTGCACGCTATTTGGAAACAATGGTTAGCTGCGTATAGATGGGTGTATAACCAATGCATTCAATTATTTAATGCTGGGACTGTATTGCCTAAAGGTACTAGCCTGGATCAATATATACAATTCCTGCAAAAGCGTCCAGAATATGAATGGACACAGTGTTTAGGTAAAACTAGGCAAGAATCTGTGTGTGAAGCTGAAAGTGCAAAACGGCAAGCTTTAAAGGCGTGGAAAGCTAAACCAAAGACTGAACGCGGTAAATTTGAAATGCGATTTCGTTCTTGTCGGGATAAGTCCCAAGTCATTCAATTTAAGAATGATGCTTACAAGAATGGTACATGGTTTCCTAGTAAAGCAAAAGGATTGCTGTTTTGTTCTGCAATTGGGTACGAAGTGCCACAAAGTTGTGTCTATGGAACAGAGTTAGTTTATCAGAGAGGTCAATGGTTTGCGTGCTTTCCAGAGGTGCGAGAAGTAGTAGCGACCAGAAGCGATAAAGTGATTGCTCTTGACCCTGGTAATCGCTGTTTTTTGACTGGGTATGACGGGGAAAACATCTTAGAGATTGGCAAGGGAGATATCGGGCGCATCACTAGATTGTGCCTGCACCTTGACAGTTTAATCAGTCAAAAAGGCTCTTGCAAAGGTAAACAAAACAAACGTAAAAGATATAAGCTATCTCTAGCTATAGAACGTTTGAGAGAAAGAATTCGTAACCTAGTGAATGATTTACACCACAAAGCGTCCAGCCTGCTAACCAGTACGTATAAACTCATATTTCTCCCCACCTATGAAACCAGTCAAATGGTTTTGAAAACTGCCCGAAAGATTAATAGGAAGTCAGTCAGAAATATGCTATCTTGGGCGACCAGGCGATTTGCCAAGCACTTAGAGCAGGCTGCTAAAAGAAACGGTGTGATCGTGGTTAGGATTAACGAATCATATACCTCAAAAACCTGCCCACACTGTGGAGAAATTCACCGTAAACTAGGTGGCAACAAAGTATTTTCATGCCCTAAATGTAAGTTTACGGCTCCCAGGGATTGGGTAGGCGCAGTTAACATTATGTTGGCTGCTTTGCAGGCTACCGCCTTCCAGGTTAAGGGAACACAACTGTCTATTGAGTCCTTAACCCAGGATGTTGTAGTTTCATAA
- a CDS encoding restriction endonuclease subunit R — MPEITEIEKQRLDGVKASYANMLRYPPMLENTVKMVALSPLLELAGFYLPPFHIRSEKSIEISAEDEGVIVKGDIDVLVLFEQMWIAAIESKQAHFSLDAARAQLLAYMLADSHSDKPTFGLITNGANFRFIKLVKGTNPQYALSKLFDIFNPGNDLYQVLSVLKNLGFMISVGWVEERNPT; from the coding sequence TTGCCAGAAATTACAGAAATAGAAAAGCAGCGACTTGACGGAGTTAAAGCAAGTTATGCCAACATGCTCCGATATCCTCCTATGCTGGAGAATACTGTCAAAATGGTGGCGTTATCTCCTCTGTTAGAATTAGCTGGCTTTTATTTACCTCCTTTTCATATTAGATCGGAAAAATCTATAGAAATTTCTGCTGAAGATGAAGGAGTCATTGTCAAAGGAGACATTGATGTCTTAGTTTTATTTGAACAGATGTGGATAGCAGCGATTGAGTCTAAGCAAGCACATTTCTCTCTTGATGCAGCAAGAGCACAGCTACTAGCTTATATGCTGGCTGATTCGCATTCAGATAAACCAACCTTTGGATTAATTACAAATGGTGCTAATTTTCGATTTATTAAATTAGTAAAAGGAACAAACCCTCAATATGCTTTATCCAAGCTTTTCGATATTTTTAATCCTGGAAATGATTTATATCAAGTTTTGAGCGTGTTGAAAAATCTGGGATTTATGATATCTGTAGGTTGGGTTGAGGAACGAAACCCAACATGA
- a CDS encoding IS607 family transposase — protein sequence MDEYITPGEAARILGVHPQSLRRWEKEEKITAYRTPGNQRRFKQSEIEEFAGKRKPLITVCYARVSTSSQRDDLERQLAFLGERFPEAELVSEVGSGLNFKRKKLRSVLERVLRGNIQKLVVAHPDRLCRFGFELVKWLCETNRCELLVLDNRQLSPEQELVSDMLSIIHCFSSRLYGLRKYRKEIGQDLRQESLQEESKHTAEQSCQDSDISL from the coding sequence ATGGATGAGTACATCACCCCAGGGGAAGCAGCCCGAATACTCGGAGTTCATCCCCAATCCCTCAGAAGATGGGAAAAAGAAGAAAAGATTACCGCGTACCGCACACCAGGAAATCAACGAAGATTTAAGCAATCAGAAATTGAAGAATTCGCCGGAAAGCGCAAACCTCTCATTACAGTCTGTTATGCAAGAGTTAGTACATCGTCACAACGAGACGACCTTGAACGACAACTTGCGTTCTTGGGCGAACGATTCCCGGAGGCTGAACTTGTTTCAGAAGTTGGAAGCGGACTCAATTTTAAGAGGAAAAAGCTGCGATCCGTTCTGGAGCGAGTTCTGCGGGGAAATATTCAAAAACTTGTCGTTGCCCACCCAGACAGACTGTGTAGATTTGGGTTTGAATTGGTTAAGTGGTTATGCGAAACAAATAGATGTGAACTCTTGGTTCTCGATAACCGCCAACTCAGTCCTGAACAGGAGCTGGTTTCAGATATGCTGTCCATCATCCACTGTTTCAGTTCACGGCTTTACGGACTTAGAAAATACAGAAAAGAAATTGGACAAGACTTACGGCAAGAATCCCTACAAGAAGAGTCAAAACACACCGCCGAACAGTCTTGTCAAGATTCCGATATTTCCCTGTAA
- a CDS encoding tetratricopeptide repeat protein has protein sequence MWVLFYKYRLPVLMSLILVTESLVSLSPALPLPLVAQYVDSGAPEYLDQGLQAIKVGRVTDAIALFRKATELDPNLAPAHYNLGLALRQVGQLQPAADAFYKATQADPKFALAYANLGGSLLEGYNLQQAGDYLRRALEIEPKLGIAHYNLGLVYEQQRNWERAISSFRKAMEYSPNAPEPAYHLGLCYLQQGKKDKAKEVFRKAVKINSKYSEAHYNLGTILFSQSKFKDALESFRKAAEGNSNYANAYYGAGLAFIQLKQYSEAVKVLQYARDLYKSQGNSQWANQASQLLRQTQNLNSPQNFNYQPR, from the coding sequence ATGTGGGTATTATTCTATAAATATCGTCTTCCTGTCTTAATGAGTCTAATATTAGTCACTGAAAGCCTTGTCTCCCTCTCCCCCGCTCTCCCCCTCCCCCTAGTCGCACAATACGTTGATAGCGGTGCTCCAGAGTATTTAGACCAAGGATTACAGGCGATAAAAGTGGGGAGAGTTACAGATGCGATCGCGCTATTCCGCAAAGCCACCGAACTCGATCCTAATTTAGCCCCAGCACATTACAACTTGGGGCTAGCACTGCGACAAGTCGGACAATTACAACCTGCTGCAGATGCATTTTATAAAGCCACACAAGCAGATCCCAAATTTGCCCTAGCCTACGCTAACTTGGGTGGATCGCTGTTAGAAGGATACAATTTGCAACAAGCAGGTGATTACTTGCGGCGAGCTTTAGAAATCGAGCCCAAACTGGGGATAGCGCACTACAACTTAGGATTAGTGTATGAGCAACAGAGAAATTGGGAAAGAGCTATATCATCCTTTAGAAAAGCAATGGAATATAGCCCCAACGCACCTGAGCCAGCTTACCATTTAGGGTTGTGTTACTTACAACAAGGTAAAAAAGATAAGGCAAAAGAAGTGTTTCGCAAAGCAGTCAAAATTAACTCCAAATATTCCGAAGCGCATTACAATCTTGGAACGATTTTATTTAGTCAAAGTAAGTTTAAAGATGCATTAGAATCTTTTAGAAAAGCTGCTGAAGGAAACTCTAATTATGCAAATGCTTATTATGGAGCGGGGTTAGCTTTTATACAATTAAAACAGTACTCAGAGGCAGTAAAAGTCTTGCAATACGCCAGAGATTTATACAAGTCTCAAGGGAATTCACAGTGGGCAAACCAAGCATCACAATTGTTGCGACAAACACAAAATTTAAATAGTCCGCAAAATTTTAATTATCAACCGCGTTAA
- a CDS encoding bifunctional ADP-dependent NAD(P)H-hydrate dehydratase/NAD(P)H-hydrate epimerase, whose protein sequence is MNRQELISQVVVTAQQMREIEGRIFAGGMPVAALMEKVAGLIANRIQRELAETNTYSPPTPHLLPHSPLTTPYSPSPRVGILVGPGHNGGDALVVARELYFRGYEVSIYCPFSKLKELTSQHLQYAQSIGIPSYQSIEQLADCHLYVDGLFGFGLERAISDPIATAINQLNEWHKPAISIDLPSGLHTDTGEVLGTAVRATHTLCLGLWKLGLLQDHALDYVGKAELIDFDIPLADIHAILGKLLSIKRIARTTALSTLPLPRPPVTHKYKEGHLLLICGSRRYSGGALLTGLGARASGVGMLSIAVPESLKSIMVAQLPEALIIGCPETESGALAQLQLPENTDLSKFNAIACGPGLTRDASPILQEVLDSTVPLVLDADGLNILADMGTIPTLQKRQAPTVLTPHAGEFKRLFPNISDPNKDRVKAVREAAEQSTAVVLLKGARTAIATPQGIVWLNPESTPALARGGSGDVLTGLLGGLLAQASSKNIPIEDITATAAWWHSQAAILAAQERTELGVDAHTLTQYLLQVLR, encoded by the coding sequence ATGAATAGACAAGAACTTATTTCACAGGTAGTCGTCACCGCACAACAAATGCGGGAGATCGAAGGACGTATTTTTGCCGGGGGAATGCCTGTAGCAGCTTTGATGGAAAAAGTAGCGGGATTAATTGCCAATCGCATCCAAAGAGAATTGGCAGAAACTAATACCTATTCCCCTCCCACTCCCCACCTCCTCCCCCACTCCCCACTCACCACTCCCTACTCCCCTTCTCCCCGCGTTGGAATTCTCGTCGGTCCCGGTCACAATGGCGGTGATGCTTTAGTTGTTGCTCGTGAGTTGTACTTTCGCGGTTATGAAGTTAGCATTTATTGTCCTTTCTCCAAACTTAAAGAATTAACTTCCCAACACTTACAGTACGCTCAAAGTATAGGTATTCCTTCTTACCAATCAATTGAGCAACTGGCGGATTGTCACCTATACGTTGATGGGTTGTTTGGATTTGGCTTGGAAAGAGCAATCTCCGATCCTATTGCTACAGCTATTAACCAGCTAAATGAATGGCATAAACCAGCGATCTCCATCGATCTACCTTCAGGATTGCATACAGATACTGGGGAAGTTTTGGGAACTGCGGTACGTGCGACCCATACACTTTGTTTAGGTTTATGGAAGCTTGGTTTATTGCAAGACCATGCTTTAGACTATGTTGGCAAAGCAGAATTAATAGATTTTGATATCCCCTTGGCTGACATACACGCCATACTAGGTAAATTACTAAGTATAAAACGTATCGCCAGAACAACTGCGCTTTCCACTCTCCCTTTACCCCGTCCACCAGTCACCCACAAATACAAGGAAGGACATCTACTACTTATTTGTGGTTCGCGTCGCTATTCTGGAGGAGCATTACTCACTGGGTTAGGAGCAAGAGCAAGTGGTGTCGGGATGCTTTCCATTGCTGTACCAGAATCTCTCAAGTCTATAATGGTGGCACAGTTACCAGAAGCACTGATTATTGGTTGTCCGGAAACTGAGTCAGGAGCGCTCGCGCAACTTCAGCTACCAGAAAATACTGACCTCAGTAAATTTAATGCTATTGCTTGCGGTCCTGGTTTAACAAGAGATGCTAGCCCAATTTTACAAGAAGTTCTAGACAGTACAGTCCCGCTAGTTCTAGATGCCGATGGCTTAAATATCTTAGCCGATATGGGAACTATTCCTACATTACAAAAGCGACAAGCACCTACAGTACTCACTCCCCATGCTGGTGAATTTAAGCGATTATTTCCCAATATTTCCGATCCCAATAAAGATAGAGTGAAGGCAGTCAGAGAAGCAGCCGAACAAAGTACTGCAGTCGTGTTGTTGAAAGGAGCAAGAACTGCGATCGCCACTCCTCAAGGTATAGTTTGGCTTAATCCCGAAAGTACCCCAGCTTTAGCACGAGGAGGTAGTGGGGATGTACTAACCGGTTTACTAGGTGGATTGCTAGCTCAAGCTTCTTCTAAAAACATTCCCATAGAAGATATTACTGCAACTGCAGCTTGGTGGCACTCTCAAGCAGCGATTCTAGCAGCACAAGAGCGAACAGAGCTAGGCGTAGATGCACATACACTTACACAGTATTTATTACAAGTACTGCGTTAA
- a CDS encoding elongation factor G has translation MNEKVKSGSRNVAIVGPYLSGKTTLLESLLFVTGAISRKGSAKDGNTVGDSAAESRDRQMSVEVSTACTEYSDIRFTFVDCPGSIEFAQETYNALMGVDAAIVVCEPITDRVLTLAPLFKFLDDWEIPHLVFVNKMDRANINVLDTLHALKAVSSRPLVAHQYPIMQGEELIGFIDLVSEEAYRYHPGAPADPIPFPEELKEEEQIARAEMLEALANFDDHLLEELLEDIEPDQEEILKDLKLELGADLVVPVFFGVAEQDYGVRPLLQALVKEAPEPEVTAERRLKSQSSQSPVAQVLKTYYTPQGGKISLVRVWQGKLTEGIVLNGVRAGGLYRLMGQQQVQVNEVCAGDIIAISRLEGIKTGDTISCDPQSVMALPKAEQMEPVYALAITPEKRNDEVKLSSAITKLLEEDCSLAWEQHGDTHEVILWGQGEIHLQVALDRLRRKYNLPMTTHLPQVPYKETIRKPATSVHGRYKHQSGGHGQFGDVYLDIQPLARGEGFNFKETIVGGVVPKQYIPGVEVGVREFLTHGPLGFPVVDVAVTLTNGSYHTVDSSEQAFKQAARLAMQTGIPKCEPTLLEPIVRVEVKTPNEFTAKVLQLVTGRRGQILGYEGIGNWHGWDSVVAYLPQAEMQNFIVELRSLTLGVGSFHWEFDHLQEVPDKLAERILAHSNGHGGNGK, from the coding sequence ATGAACGAAAAAGTCAAATCGGGTTCGCGGAATGTGGCAATTGTTGGTCCATATTTAAGTGGAAAAACGACGTTGCTGGAAAGTTTGTTGTTTGTAACAGGGGCAATTTCGCGCAAAGGCAGCGCTAAAGATGGCAACACTGTGGGAGATAGTGCTGCTGAATCACGCGATCGCCAAATGAGTGTGGAAGTTAGCACTGCTTGCACTGAGTATAGCGATATTCGTTTCACATTTGTAGACTGTCCTGGAAGCATAGAATTTGCTCAAGAAACTTACAATGCTCTCATGGGAGTAGATGCGGCAATTGTGGTTTGCGAACCCATCACAGACCGCGTCTTAACTCTTGCACCTCTATTTAAATTTCTTGACGACTGGGAAATTCCCCATCTCGTCTTTGTTAACAAAATGGATCGGGCGAATATAAACGTTTTAGATACGCTACACGCCCTCAAAGCCGTTTCTAGTCGTCCCCTAGTTGCACATCAATATCCCATCATGCAAGGGGAAGAACTTATTGGCTTTATTGACTTAGTGAGCGAAGAAGCGTATAGATATCATCCTGGTGCTCCGGCTGACCCCATCCCTTTTCCGGAAGAACTTAAAGAGGAAGAACAGATTGCACGAGCAGAAATGCTCGAAGCCCTAGCAAATTTTGATGACCATTTACTAGAAGAACTTTTAGAAGACATCGAACCGGATCAAGAAGAAATACTCAAAGATTTGAAACTGGAATTAGGTGCAGATTTAGTCGTACCCGTTTTTTTTGGTGTTGCAGAACAAGATTATGGTGTACGCCCGCTTTTACAAGCCTTGGTCAAGGAAGCCCCCGAACCGGAAGTTACAGCAGAACGTCGTTTAAAAAGTCAATCGAGTCAGTCTCCTGTGGCGCAGGTTCTCAAAACTTACTACACTCCCCAAGGTGGCAAAATATCTTTAGTACGGGTTTGGCAAGGTAAGTTAACTGAGGGAATTGTACTGAATGGTGTTCGTGCTGGTGGTCTCTATCGCCTCATGGGACAGCAGCAGGTGCAGGTGAATGAAGTGTGTGCTGGTGACATTATTGCTATCAGCCGTTTAGAAGGTATTAAGACAGGAGATACAATTTCGTGCGATCCGCAGTCTGTAATGGCATTACCTAAAGCCGAACAGATGGAACCAGTTTATGCCCTCGCTATTACTCCTGAAAAGCGCAATGATGAAGTGAAGCTTAGCAGTGCCATTACGAAACTGCTGGAAGAAGATTGTTCTCTTGCTTGGGAACAACACGGGGATACCCATGAAGTTATCCTTTGGGGTCAAGGCGAGATTCATTTGCAAGTGGCTCTAGACCGTTTGCGCCGTAAGTATAACTTACCGATGACTACGCACTTACCGCAAGTGCCTTATAAAGAAACAATCCGCAAACCTGCTACATCGGTACATGGTCGCTACAAACACCAAAGTGGGGGTCACGGACAGTTTGGTGATGTCTATCTGGATATCCAACCATTGGCACGGGGTGAAGGTTTTAACTTTAAGGAAACTATTGTTGGTGGTGTTGTTCCCAAACAATATATCCCTGGTGTGGAAGTTGGGGTGCGTGAGTTTTTGACACACGGTCCTTTGGGTTTCCCAGTGGTGGATGTAGCGGTAACTTTGACTAATGGCTCTTACCATACTGTTGATAGTTCCGAACAGGCGTTTAAGCAAGCGGCTCGTCTTGCTATGCAAACAGGAATACCTAAGTGTGAACCTACTCTGCTAGAACCTATTGTTCGTGTGGAGGTTAAGACTCCTAATGAATTTACTGCTAAAGTCTTGCAACTTGTGACTGGTAGGAGGGGTCAGATTTTGGGCTATGAGGGGATCGGCAATTGGCACGGTTGGGATAGTGTTGTAGCATATTTACCACAAGCTGAGATGCAGAACTTTATTGTGGAATTGCGATCGCTGACTCTTGGTGTTGGTTCTTTTCATTGGGAGTTTGACCATCTTCAGGAGGTTCCTGATAAGTTAGCGGAGCGCATTCTTGCACATAGTAATGGTCATGGGGGGAATGGTAAATAG